The genomic window CAACCACTCCCTCAACGATGGCGGTATCAACAATAATTGGTTCGGTTCATATGTGCGGTATGTTTTCATGTCGTCTATTATATGGATTTTGTTGTCTTAGGTGAAGTAATTATTACTCGGACAGGCTCATAGTTAAGTGATAAGTTGAAAATGGTTATCAATTTCAATGATAATACTATAGTAAAATTCAAGCGATAATGTCAATAGCTGGTTTATAGCACTTTTTCAGCAATCTGAGTTATAATCGTTTGATGATGCTTGGCGCACACATGTCAATTGCAGGCGGAGTTGACAAGGCAATTGAGCGGGGGGCATCTCTATCCTGCTCTGCAATACAGATATTCACCAAAAATTCAAATCAGTGGACCGGAAGACCGTTTGCTCAAGATGAGATTGAAAGGTTTAAGTCTCTGCGGGACAAAAGCAGTATAAAACAGGTAATAGCTCACGATTCATACCTGATAAACCTTGCATCAGGCAGTCCTGAACTCAGGGAAAGGTCGGTAAATGCGTTAATAAGCGAAATGGACAGGTGCAGAATTCTCGGGATTCAACACATTATTATACACCCGGGGGCTCATCTGGACAGAGGGGAAGATGCCGGGATAAAGAATATAATCAACTCTCTCGATATAATATGTGACAAAACTGAAGAATGGGGAGTAGATATCGCATTAGAAACCACAGCAGGTCAGGGAACCAACATAGGTTACCGGTTCGAACACTTAAACCGTATTATTGATGGAGTTAGAAACACTGACAGGATAAAGGCATGCATTGACACATGCCACATATTTGCCGCAGGCTATGATGTCAGGACTCAGGAAGGTTACAACGAAGTAATAGATGCATTTAATAAGATTATCGGGCTTGACAGGCTTGTTTGCATCCATTTAAATGATTCAAAAAAGGGGCTGGGAAGCCGCGTTGACAGGCATGAACATATTGGAAAGGGATTCATAGGTTCAGAGTGCTTCCGCCTTATAATGAATGACAGGAGATTCAATAACATTGTCAGGATAATTGAGACACCAAAGGGACCTGACATGAGGGAAGACAGGATAAATCTTAAATATCTGCGTAAACTGATTGTGCTATAATACCGTCTCACTGGAGGGCCTGATTTTATGTCGAGCGCTGAAACACCTGTAACGATACTTAATAAATTGAGCCGGCTTGCCTATAATCTCTGGTGGTCATGGAATCCTCATGCCCAGGAGATATTCGAGGCTATTGATAAGACACTCTGGAAGACGGTTGCAAGAAATCCTGTCACATTTATCAGGCAACTCAGCAGGGAGGCTCTTGCTGAAGCTGTCTCAACTGAGGAAGTACTTAAACTTTACAGCAAAATATACTCTGAATTTCAGGATTACTGCAATCCAAAAGAGACATGGTTTTCCAGGACGTATCCGAATCACAATAAGATGCTGATTGCATACTTCTCGGCAGAATTCGGCCTTCACGAATCTTTGCCTGTATATTCAGGGGGTCTTGGCGTCCTTGCCGGCGACCACTGCAAGGCCGCAAGCGACCTTGGACTCCCTTTTGTAGCAGTAGGTCTTCTGTACAGGCAGGGATACTTCAGACAGCAGATCAATAAGAAGGGTGAGCAGGTGGCACTCTATGAACCATATGATTTTATGGACATGCCTGTCAGACCTGTAAAGAATCTGGCAGGCAATGACATCATTATCGGTGTTGAACTGCCTGGCAGGACATTGAGGGCAAAGGTCTGGAAGGCCGAGGTCGGACGGATAAACCTCTTCCTACTGGACTCAGATATCGAAGAGAACAACCCTGATGACAGGAGGCTGACATACAACCTGTATGGAGGAGACCATGAGGTCAGGATATCACAGGAAATTCTGCTCGGTATCGGAGGGGTAAAGGTGCTTGAGGCAATAGGAATGCGCCCTAATGTATGGCACATGAATGAGGGGCATTCAGTATTTCTTGGGCTTGAACGGGTGCTGAGACTCACAAGGGAGGAAGGACTTACCTATGCCGAGGCGCTGGAAGCGGTAAAGAGCAACACAATTTTTACTACCCATACGCCGGTGCCTGCCGGAAATGATGCATTTTCACTGATGATGATTGAAAAATATTTCAAGAAATATATTGAGAAATTCGATGTCAAGTCTCATGAATTCATGCGTTTTGGTCTTAGGCCCACGGGCGGAGGCTCTGATCTCTTCAGCCTTACCATTCTTGCATTCCATCTTTCCGCCCAGAGCAACGGAGTCAGCAAGCTGCACGGGCAGGTTTCAAGAACTATCTGGAATGATGTGTGGTATGGTGTGCCTCTCGGAGAGATACCTATCCGTCATATAACAAACGGCGTACACACTATGACATGGATAGATCCGGGAGTAAGAAATCTGTTTAATAAATATGTGGATGATAACTGGCAGCAACATCTCCTTGAGCCTGATATCTGGAAGAAGGTGTTTGACATACCGGATGAAGAGCTCTGGCAGGTCCGCAGGGAGATGAAATCACAGATGATCAAGTCACTCCAGCACGTGCTGACGCAACAGGCAAAGAGATTCTCTGAAGGTGACAAAAAAGGGAAAACAGCAGAGATCAACCTGAATCCTGAGGCTCTGACCATAGGGTTTGCAAGACGGTTTGCCACCTACAAGCGTGCAACCCTGATTTTCCGGGACCTCAACAGGCTTAAGAAAATTTTAAATGACAAGAACAGGCCGGTGCAGATGCTGTTTGCCGGAAAAGCGCATCCTGCAGATAAACCGGGGCAGGAGTTTATAAAACGGGTCTATGAAATCTCGCAGATGAAGGATTTTATTGGCAAAATATTCATGATTGAAGGATATGATATGCATCTTGCACGGCATCTGGTTGCCGGCGTAGACATATGGTTTAATACCCCGAGGAGGCCTTACGAGGCAAGTGGCACCAGCGGCCAGAAGGCAGGTATAAACGGCACGATCAATTTCAGTGTGCTGGACGGATGGTGGGTCGAGGGCTACAACGGAAAGAACGGATGGCCCATAGGCGGTGACAATAATTATGATAACGAGGAATTGCAGGACAAGATAGACAGCGAAGATATTTACGACAAATTGGAACAGGAAATAGTGCCGCTGTATTTCTGCAGGAACGAGAAGGGGATACCGGAGCAGTGGCTCAGTGTAGTTAAGGAATCCATACGTACCACAACGCCTGAATTCAGCACCGCGAGGATGGTAAGGGATTACATCAGGACCATGTATATACCTGCGTTTGAGCGCGGCGACAGGATAAGGCAGGGTAATTTTGCCAAAGCAAGGGAGCTTGCTGACTGGAAGGCCTGGATGAAGAAAAACTGGGAATATATAAAGATTGTCTCCATTGAAAAGGGTGAAAACCTGAAAGATGATTCAGGAAATATCCTTCCCGATTTTGAGGTTGTCATAACTACTGATCTTGGACCGATATCTCCGGGAGATGTTACTGTAGAGATATGCAGGGGCATAATGGACAAGAATGGACAGTTTCATTCCATGGGGATGACTCCCATGAGAAGACTTGGAGAGATATGGGAAGGCTTCTACAGCTATGCTGCGACTGCCACGCCGGATGACAGGGAGGGATACGGTTTTTTCTTCCATGTTGTGCCAACACACCCTGATCTCGGCAATAAATATGAGTTTGGACCGATACGTACTACATACGTGGAGTTGAAGAAGTTGTAATCATTTCATATAATATAATGCCATTTTTCAGCATCACTCGCCTTCCTCTTCGCAACAGGACAGTGAGAACACAGGTCATCGCCAAGCATATTGTGGGCATCCCGTACAGCAGCAAGTGTGCTTGACCAGACAGCGTCACTTTCAGTATAGATACGGTTCGGGCCAAGACGTTTTACAAGCCCTATGTTGTCAAGAACCCTGTACATGTCCTGCCTTACCCCGCACAGCAATACTATAACGCCATTATTCTCCATGCGCTTAAGAAAGTCTTCAAGCAGGCTCAGGCAAACAGCATCGGGATTGCGCACCCTTTTCAACCTCAGAACAACAATCCGGATTCCCTCAGCTGCACGGTGTTCAATCCTCAGCAAAGACTTCTCAAGATTCTGCGCTGAACCAAAAAACAATTCGCCCTCCATATCATAGATCAACATGCGGTTGCATGGCGGATCCCCGCGCATCCTGTCTCTAATCATCCTGTCAGAGGTAATTGTCAGTTCTGTAAGATGCATCATTGCAGCACGCGGCACATAAAAGATGAATGACAGGAATGTGCCTATCATTACACAGAACTCCACTGATATGGCCACTGCAGAAAAAGCTGTAGCCAGAACAATACCTGCATCAAACCGTGTTGTTCTTATATAATACTTAAGCTTTTCATAATCCAGCATACGCCAGGCTGAAACTATGAGTATACCTGCCAGTGCAGCACGCGGTATATAACGCGCCAGCGGTGCAAACAGCAGGACAAAGACCGCCACTGCTATGGCAGAAAATACACCTGACCACTGCGTTGCAGCGCCGGCATGATGATTTATGGCCGACCTTGTG from Nitrospirota bacterium includes these protein-coding regions:
- the glgP gene encoding alpha-glucan family phosphorylase; translation: MSSAETPVTILNKLSRLAYNLWWSWNPHAQEIFEAIDKTLWKTVARNPVTFIRQLSREALAEAVSTEEVLKLYSKIYSEFQDYCNPKETWFSRTYPNHNKMLIAYFSAEFGLHESLPVYSGGLGVLAGDHCKAASDLGLPFVAVGLLYRQGYFRQQINKKGEQVALYEPYDFMDMPVRPVKNLAGNDIIIGVELPGRTLRAKVWKAEVGRINLFLLDSDIEENNPDDRRLTYNLYGGDHEVRISQEILLGIGGVKVLEAIGMRPNVWHMNEGHSVFLGLERVLRLTREEGLTYAEALEAVKSNTIFTTHTPVPAGNDAFSLMMIEKYFKKYIEKFDVKSHEFMRFGLRPTGGGSDLFSLTILAFHLSAQSNGVSKLHGQVSRTIWNDVWYGVPLGEIPIRHITNGVHTMTWIDPGVRNLFNKYVDDNWQQHLLEPDIWKKVFDIPDEELWQVRREMKSQMIKSLQHVLTQQAKRFSEGDKKGKTAEINLNPEALTIGFARRFATYKRATLIFRDLNRLKKILNDKNRPVQMLFAGKAHPADKPGQEFIKRVYEISQMKDFIGKIFMIEGYDMHLARHLVAGVDIWFNTPRRPYEASGTSGQKAGINGTINFSVLDGWWVEGYNGKNGWPIGGDNNYDNEELQDKIDSEDIYDKLEQEIVPLYFCRNEKGIPEQWLSVVKESIRTTTPEFSTARMVRDYIRTMYIPAFERGDRIRQGNFAKARELADWKAWMKKNWEYIKIVSIEKGENLKDDSGNILPDFEVVITTDLGPISPGDVTVEICRGIMDKNGQFHSMGMTPMRRLGEIWEGFYSYAATATPDDREGYGFFFHVVPTHPDLGNKYEFGPIRTTYVELKKL
- a CDS encoding deoxyribonuclease IV, producing MMMLGAHMSIAGGVDKAIERGASLSCSAIQIFTKNSNQWTGRPFAQDEIERFKSLRDKSSIKQVIAHDSYLINLASGSPELRERSVNALISEMDRCRILGIQHIIIHPGAHLDRGEDAGIKNIINSLDIICDKTEEWGVDIALETTAGQGTNIGYRFEHLNRIIDGVRNTDRIKACIDTCHIFAAGYDVRTQEGYNEVIDAFNKIIGLDRLVCIHLNDSKKGLGSRVDRHEHIGKGFIGSECFRLIMNDRRFNNIVRIIETPKGPDMREDRINLKYLRKLIVL